Proteins from a genomic interval of Paenibacillus lentus:
- a CDS encoding ABC transporter permease gives MGVPLIRLLFRKMWNTKWLTLSTLLGLVVAVSFTVSIPMYSDGALKRVVSNSLKEESKGLPAGSLLMSYQAAGGAKTDFTGLESVHSYIVNEVPEEIGFPQQAYVNTRSIRTSEVYPQDPTKVDASRKRPMSIVSMSGLTDHISITNGTAYSDKVEDGVIEALMLEEAMFRQDLHVGAVMEYPVIGKSDLTLKVKIVGTFQALQENDAYWYQGFEVMMNQFYVSEKAFNEGLLQTLSVPLHNSGWYYAFDLREIKTSQLSPLQSTLDRLNVELYQKLKDTKVDISFGSLLGDFRKQSLQMQTLLFTLAAPMIAMVFYYIVMNARQSLDKQQSDIAVLRSRGASTKQIIFIYLLEGLLLGLAAMIIGPMIGWFMSKSIGAADGFLAFVNRKSIPVGFNMDAIALGGAAVVIAILATLIPAISYARSSIVNAKQKQARSDRKPGWQRYFVDIALLGIAGYGYYLFLDRQMITFQTGMTTDELQVQPFLFFVPAIAIFSMGLFFLRVFPWLLKLIGWLGKKWLPVPYYLSLTQLSRSSTSYYPLMILLVLTLGLGVYNASAARTIDVNSTERTLYKYGADVIMQAVWTGTPEKTTKPPTQGQGSGQGGGQQGGNPGAGGPGGGGGGQGGNTPPAKIVYNEEPPFQAFRELDGVKHAARVLQTKGNIIVSGRSAGQGTLMGIDNIDFAEVAWFRNDLFPAHPNQYLNLLGMNEAAAIIPSNFAEKHKLKQGDIFSVSLTDGALELAVYGIVPYWPSQYPDDKPFIIANLDYINDQLPLIPYQVWLKMEEGAKVAPLIEKLKEKEIELYSVEDVRSVLAVQSKHPTRGGVFGILSLGFLVSVIVSLIGYVLYWFFNLSGRVVQFGILRAMGLSRKQLTFMLLAEQILTAGLSIVLGIAIGKIVGKLYLPFLQTAENVTTQVPPFRIIFDSKDTFQLYIVVFVMLALGAGLLFWQIRRLRVHQAVKMGEER, from the coding sequence GCGGCAGGCGGGGCGAAGACGGATTTTACCGGGCTGGAGAGCGTTCACTCGTATATCGTAAACGAGGTTCCCGAGGAAATCGGGTTCCCGCAGCAAGCTTACGTCAATACACGCTCAATAAGGACATCTGAAGTATATCCGCAGGATCCGACCAAGGTGGACGCCAGCCGTAAAAGACCGATGTCGATCGTCTCCATGAGCGGCCTTACAGATCATATTTCCATCACGAACGGAACTGCATACTCGGATAAAGTTGAAGACGGGGTTATTGAAGCGCTGATGCTGGAAGAAGCGATGTTCCGCCAAGATTTGCATGTAGGTGCAGTGATGGAATATCCGGTGATCGGCAAATCGGATCTGACCCTTAAAGTGAAGATCGTAGGTACTTTTCAGGCTCTGCAGGAGAATGATGCCTATTGGTATCAGGGCTTTGAAGTTATGATGAATCAGTTTTATGTCAGTGAGAAAGCATTTAATGAGGGGTTGCTCCAAACGCTTTCTGTACCGCTTCATAACTCAGGATGGTACTACGCGTTTGATCTCCGGGAGATCAAAACAAGTCAGTTGTCTCCTCTTCAGAGCACGCTGGATCGTCTGAACGTGGAGTTGTACCAGAAGCTGAAGGATACGAAGGTAGATATCTCCTTCGGTAGCCTCCTGGGCGATTTTCGCAAACAAAGCTTGCAGATGCAAACGCTGCTGTTCACTTTGGCCGCACCGATGATTGCTATGGTTTTTTATTATATCGTGATGAATGCGCGCCAATCGCTGGACAAACAGCAGAGCGATATTGCGGTCCTGCGAAGCCGGGGAGCTTCTACTAAACAAATCATATTCATATATCTGCTTGAAGGGCTGCTGCTTGGGCTGGCAGCGATGATCATCGGGCCGATGATCGGATGGTTTATGTCGAAGAGTATTGGCGCGGCGGACGGCTTCCTTGCCTTCGTGAACCGGAAATCGATTCCGGTCGGCTTTAATATGGATGCGATTGCTTTGGGCGGAGCGGCGGTAGTTATTGCGATATTGGCCACGCTAATTCCGGCCATTTCATATGCGCGATCCTCCATTGTTAATGCCAAGCAAAAGCAGGCCCGCTCTGACCGGAAACCAGGCTGGCAGCGATATTTTGTGGACATTGCCCTGCTTGGTATAGCTGGCTACGGTTATTACTTGTTCCTGGATCGTCAAATGATTACGTTCCAAACAGGGATGACTACGGATGAGTTGCAGGTTCAGCCATTTCTGTTCTTTGTGCCTGCAATAGCTATTTTCTCCATGGGATTGTTCTTTCTGCGCGTTTTCCCTTGGCTGCTGAAGCTGATTGGCTGGCTCGGAAAAAAGTGGCTGCCAGTTCCTTATTATTTAAGCTTGACACAGCTGTCGCGTTCGTCGACATCATATTATCCGTTGATGATTTTACTCGTACTGACGCTAGGGCTCGGGGTTTACAATGCTTCGGCTGCCCGGACGATCGACGTGAACTCAACGGAGCGGACGCTTTATAAATACGGCGCGGATGTCATTATGCAGGCTGTGTGGACGGGAACGCCTGAAAAAACAACGAAGCCACCAACTCAGGGACAGGGAAGCGGCCAAGGCGGCGGGCAGCAGGGAGGAAATCCTGGCGCTGGCGGTCCTGGAGGTGGAGGCGGCGGTCAAGGCGGCAATACGCCGCCAGCGAAGATCGTATACAATGAGGAGCCGCCGTTCCAAGCTTTTCGAGAACTTGACGGGGTAAAGCATGCGGCACGGGTGCTGCAAACGAAAGGGAATATTATCGTTTCAGGCCGCTCAGCAGGACAGGGTACCTTGATGGGGATCGATAATATCGATTTTGCCGAGGTAGCATGGTTCCGAAATGACTTGTTTCCTGCGCACCCCAACCAGTACTTGAACCTGCTCGGAATGAATGAAGCCGCTGCGATCATTCCGTCTAATTTTGCCGAGAAGCACAAATTGAAGCAGGGTGACATTTTCTCTGTATCTTTAACGGACGGCGCTCTTGAATTGGCCGTATATGGTATTGTTCCCTATTGGCCGAGCCAGTATCCGGATGATAAGCCTTTTATTATTGCGAATTTGGACTATATTAATGACCAGCTCCCGCTTATTCCTTATCAGGTATGGCTTAAGATGGAGGAAGGGGCTAAGGTAGCTCCACTGATAGAGAAGTTGAAGGAGAAAGAAATTGAACTTTACTCTGTGGAGGATGTTCGCAGCGTATTGGCTGTTCAGAGCAAACACCCTACCCGCGGCGGTGTTTTCGGGATTCTTAGTCTCGGATTCCTGGTCTCTGTCATTGTGTCTTTGATTGGATACGTGCTGTATTGGTTCTTTAATTTATCAGGCCGAGTCGTTCAATTCGGTATTTTGCGAGCGATGGGATTGTCACGTAAGCAGTTGACGTTTATGCTGTTGGCTGAACAAATATTGACTGCTGGCTTGTCTATAGTGCTTGGTATTGCTATCGGTAAAATCGTTGGTAAGCTGTACTTGCCGTTCCTGCAAACTGCAGAAAACGTAACGACTCAGGTGCCGCCGTTCAGGATTATCTTCGATTCCAAGGATACGTTCCAGCTGTATATTGTCGTATTTGTAATGCTGGCCCTAGGCGCCGGGTTGCTGTTCTGGCAAATTCGAAGACTGCGTGTGCATCAAGCGGTCAAGATGGGGGAGGAGCGGTAA
- a CDS encoding ABC transporter ATP-binding protein has product MIHCEGLVKIFKTEDIEVVALQGLNLTVEQGEMMAIIGNSGSGKSTLLNILGGLDRPSAGQVSVGGWDLLKIQDEQLVEYKRNTVGFVWQNNARNLLPYLTALENVEMPMLLSGKLDRDYAKQLLEWVGLKDRMHNKLHQLSGGEQQRVAIAISLSNRPKMLLADEPTGSVDTATSDQIMRIFREVNRELGITIVIVTHDLELAGKVDRVVAIRDGLTSTEFLKRNPNLDQADGVAGSDQGGLQEVHEAFVVVDRVGRLQVPKEYLEAVGIGGRASMEFDGEKIVITAPKPLEGDDK; this is encoded by the coding sequence ATGATTCATTGCGAGGGACTCGTTAAAATCTTTAAAACCGAGGACATTGAAGTTGTTGCTCTTCAAGGGTTGAATTTAACTGTGGAGCAAGGAGAAATGATGGCAATCATCGGGAATAGCGGCAGCGGTAAGTCTACGCTGCTGAATATTCTCGGTGGTCTTGATCGGCCTTCGGCTGGTCAGGTGAGCGTCGGCGGCTGGGATTTGCTAAAAATCCAGGATGAGCAATTGGTTGAGTACAAGCGCAATACGGTCGGGTTTGTATGGCAGAACAACGCCCGTAACCTGCTCCCGTATTTGACGGCGCTGGAGAACGTGGAAATGCCGATGCTTCTTTCCGGCAAGCTGGATCGCGACTACGCGAAGCAATTGCTGGAGTGGGTCGGTCTGAAAGATCGGATGCATAACAAGCTGCACCAGTTGTCCGGGGGAGAGCAGCAGCGTGTTGCGATTGCGATCTCCCTCTCCAATCGACCGAAGATGCTGCTCGCGGATGAGCCGACAGGCTCGGTCGATACAGCAACTTCAGACCAGATTATGCGAATTTTTCGGGAAGTAAACAGGGAACTTGGCATCACTATTGTTATTGTTACACATGATCTGGAATTGGCAGGTAAGGTAGACCGAGTCGTGGCCATACGGGACGGCTTAACAAGTACGGAGTTTTTGAAGCGCAATCCGAATTTGGATCAGGCTGACGGTGTGGCCGGGAGCGATCAAGGGGGGCTTCAGGAGGTTCATGAAGCATTCGTTGTGGTAGACCGAGTTGGCCGCCTTCAGGTTCCAAAAGAGTATTTAGAGGCTGTTGGAATCGGAGGCCGAGCCAGTATGGAATTCGATGGAGAGAAAATTGTGATTACAGCACCTAAACCATTAGAGGGGGATGACAAATGA
- a CDS encoding ABC transporter substrate-binding protein, translating into MNSRYGGKGKVRKVLTFALAASLTVGLLAGCSSTDKGKDSKEEKVLRIGMLHGSNDDSWFRQQYTDIYEFNNNVRIEIVPAVDSSEYRYRDYSNEQYVEPDYYEGMKKLMTSSNPVDIVIADTNTLKRLAEENLLKPLDPMIQEDKFDTSDFVPAVIDSIKDIGGDNKLYGLSPTFSSSALYYNKKIFADAGIEPPTDGMTWDEVFEKARLVSKGEGKDRVYGFSFNRYLGSEPYWDMQYSYVSTLQLRVHDEKAERMTVNSPQWQKVWETISKLAKDKIIPSSMNMNMDEYYSEENYSPISGDLFLSGKLAMMLGESYYINEITEANNNADKIKNFNPVDWDIVTMPVHPENPGIGGNIWVGNTFSINSTAPNAEVAWDYIKFVNGEDFAKLRSRSNSYEMVSRKSHITPKAGLSYNIEAFYQLKPIPPDSAAEEKLKREIPGLNNIPHSGRPHFQEVLENKKTPEEALKDWEEKGNKMLLELKKNPNAHFNEDGSVYQMN; encoded by the coding sequence ATGAACAGCAGGTATGGTGGGAAAGGGAAAGTTAGGAAGGTACTAACCTTTGCCTTGGCTGCTAGCTTAACCGTAGGCTTGTTAGCCGGCTGCAGCAGCACGGATAAGGGAAAGGACAGCAAAGAAGAGAAGGTACTGCGTATCGGCATGCTGCATGGCTCGAATGATGATTCCTGGTTCCGGCAGCAATATACAGATATATACGAGTTCAACAATAATGTACGCATCGAAATCGTGCCAGCGGTTGATTCATCCGAATACCGTTACAGAGATTACAGCAATGAACAGTATGTCGAGCCGGACTATTATGAGGGTATGAAGAAATTGATGACGAGCAGCAATCCGGTGGATATCGTCATTGCAGATACAAATACCTTGAAACGGCTGGCCGAGGAGAATTTGCTTAAGCCGCTCGATCCCATGATTCAGGAGGATAAATTCGATACTTCCGATTTTGTCCCTGCGGTCATCGATTCGATCAAGGATATCGGCGGAGACAATAAATTATATGGACTGTCTCCGACCTTTAGCTCGTCCGCACTGTATTATAATAAGAAAATATTCGCAGATGCAGGTATTGAGCCGCCAACGGATGGCATGACATGGGATGAAGTGTTTGAAAAAGCCCGCCTGGTCTCCAAAGGGGAAGGAAAGGATCGGGTATATGGCTTCTCCTTCAATCGCTATCTAGGCAGCGAGCCTTATTGGGATATGCAGTATAGCTATGTATCCACATTGCAGCTGAGAGTGCACGACGAGAAGGCAGAAAGAATGACTGTAAATTCGCCGCAATGGCAGAAGGTATGGGAAACGATCAGCAAGCTCGCGAAAGATAAAATCATCCCGAGTTCGATGAATATGAACATGGATGAGTATTATTCTGAGGAGAATTACAGCCCGATTAGCGGGGATTTGTTCCTGTCGGGCAAGCTTGCCATGATGCTCGGTGAAAGCTACTACATAAATGAGATCACGGAAGCGAACAACAATGCGGATAAGATCAAAAATTTTAACCCTGTAGATTGGGATATCGTTACAATGCCGGTTCATCCAGAAAATCCGGGTATTGGTGGGAATATTTGGGTGGGGAATACATTCTCCATTAACAGCACAGCGCCGAACGCCGAGGTTGCTTGGGATTATATTAAATTCGTGAACGGAGAGGATTTCGCCAAGCTGAGATCCCGCAGTAACTCGTACGAGATGGTGTCCCGTAAATCGCATATTACGCCGAAGGCAGGATTGTCCTATAACATCGAAGCATTTTACCAGTTAAAGCCTATTCCGCCCGACAGTGCCGCGGAAGAAAAGCTCAAGCGTGAGATACCAGGACTGAATAACATACCTCATTCAGGCCGACCGCATTTCCAGGAAGTGCTTGAGAATAAGAAGACGCCGGAAGAAGCACTTAAGGATTGGGAAGAGAAGGGAAATAAAATGCTGCTGGAGCTTAAGAAAAATCCGAACGCGCATTTTAACGAGGATGGCTCGGTATATCAAATGAACTAA
- a CDS encoding RidA family protein, translating to MAKTYNHGVAWEENSGISQGYSVNGTIYISGQFSHDMQSTFIGEGDIEAQTRQTLENLDRVLAGFGATKSNLAYVEIYLTNVKEHFEPCIQLFKDYMGQHRPAGSLIGVTSLAFPEQLIEISAVAHKD from the coding sequence ATGGCTAAAACTTATAATCACGGTGTTGCCTGGGAAGAAAACAGCGGCATTTCCCAAGGTTATTCCGTCAACGGCACGATCTACATTTCCGGGCAATTTTCCCATGATATGCAGAGCACGTTCATCGGCGAAGGGGATATCGAGGCGCAAACCAGGCAGACGCTGGAAAACCTTGATCGGGTGCTAGCAGGATTTGGTGCTACGAAGTCTAATCTCGCTTATGTTGAGATTTATCTGACAAATGTGAAAGAACATTTTGAGCCTTGTATTCAACTATTTAAAGACTATATGGGGCAACATCGGCCTGCCGGGAGTCTTATTGGTGTCACATCTCTTGCGTTCCCTGAGCAACTGATCGAAATCAGTGCCGTCGCTCACAAGGACTGA
- a CDS encoding winged helix-turn-helix transcriptional regulator: MGMADYKGKVKNIQDTPFGYTLSIIGGKWKMVIIYLLAENEPIRFNDLKRQIGAITYKMLSSQLKELEGDGMVERKEYPQIPPKVEYRLTDKAKTLLPILEGLCEWGAKNQHH, from the coding sequence ATGGGAATGGCGGATTACAAAGGTAAGGTTAAAAATATACAAGATACTCCGTTCGGATATACGTTATCAATCATTGGCGGGAAGTGGAAGATGGTGATTATTTACCTCCTGGCAGAAAACGAACCGATTCGTTTTAACGACCTGAAGAGACAAATTGGGGCCATTACTTATAAAATGCTGAGTTCACAACTTAAAGAATTGGAGGGAGATGGGATGGTCGAACGGAAAGAGTATCCTCAAATCCCACCAAAAGTCGAGTACCGTCTTACAGATAAAGCGAAAACACTGCTGCCTATTTTGGAAGGGTTATGTGAGTGGGGAGCGAAAAATCAACATCATTAA
- a CDS encoding DUF6199 family natural product biosynthesis protein gives MSFAISLILIGLLTIGIGIFSFLRPTFGWRMSEGWKVKGESEPSDMYIDSVKLSGVVAIMLGSIFLIGGILNLL, from the coding sequence ATGTCCTTTGCCATTTCACTTATATTAATAGGGCTACTTACTATTGGGATTGGCATATTCTCTTTTCTTAGACCAACCTTCGGATGGCGAATGAGCGAAGGATGGAAAGTAAAAGGTGAGTCCGAACCAAGCGACATGTATATCGACTCTGTAAAACTTAGTGGGGTCGTTGCTATTATGCTTGGCTCAATTTTTTTGATTGGCGGCATTCTTAATTTACTTTGA
- a CDS encoding 5' nucleotidase, NT5C type: MSKKIVAIDMDDTICHLIPKALYYHNTQYPNLQLMMEQVTSFDLSSIWHPECTEEAFFGRPGLYEELDIFDEYTIEEIRKMTTKYDVIVITAARPASVPEKWNWMQKHLPFIPYENFFVAKRKYLVGFDLLIDDGPHNIIAASEAGKKTILIPRPWNAHIQHEYQLKDSWQGMSDLVDQMLTPTKG; the protein is encoded by the coding sequence ATGAGCAAAAAAATTGTAGCCATCGATATGGACGACACGATCTGTCATTTAATACCTAAAGCACTCTATTATCATAATACGCAATATCCAAACCTTCAACTTATGATGGAGCAGGTTACCAGCTTCGACCTCAGCAGTATTTGGCATCCGGAATGCACAGAGGAAGCTTTCTTTGGCAGACCTGGCCTTTATGAAGAGCTAGATATCTTTGATGAATATACAATTGAAGAAATTCGTAAAATGACAACGAAATATGATGTTATTGTTATCACGGCAGCTCGCCCCGCTTCAGTCCCGGAGAAATGGAATTGGATGCAGAAGCATCTTCCCTTTATCCCCTATGAGAACTTTTTTGTCGCGAAACGCAAGTACTTGGTTGGCTTTGACCTTCTGATCGATGACGGTCCGCATAATATAATCGCTGCTAGTGAAGCTGGCAAAAAAACGATCCTGATCCCCCGCCCTTGGAACGCGCACATCCAGCATGAATATCAACTCAAGGATTCCTGGCAAGGGATGAGCGACTTAGTCGATCAAATGTTGACACCTACAAAGGGATGA
- a CDS encoding DUF2905 domain-containing protein has translation MNNMPKILIFAGAALIIVGLLWSFLGRFIHLGRLPGDIVIDKGNVKFYFPIVTCILISVILSLISYIVRWFMK, from the coding sequence ATGAACAACATGCCGAAAATATTGATCTTTGCCGGAGCAGCCCTCATCATCGTGGGCTTGCTCTGGTCTTTTCTGGGCAGATTCATCCACCTTGGACGTCTCCCAGGGGATATTGTTATCGATAAGGGTAACGTCAAATTTTATTTTCCAATCGTAACCTGTATTTTAATTAGTGTAATTCTGTCATTGATCAGCTATATTGTCCGGTGGTTTATGAAATAG
- a CDS encoding uracil-DNA glycosylase: MFGNDWDQVLAAEIGKPYFHELMNWLNEEYRVHTIFPPRSYLFQALKLTSYNDTRVVILGQDPYHGAGQAHGLSFSVLPGVKIPPSLRNIYKELSSDLGISIPPEGTLTAWAEEGVLLLNTVLTVREGLPGSHQGKGWEKFTDAVIEALNEREEPVVFILWGNHAQKKGAQINTKRHLIIESAHPSPLAARRGFFGSRPFSRTNVFLEAQGKRPIHWEAINSHEMTKK, translated from the coding sequence ATATTCGGCAACGATTGGGATCAGGTACTTGCTGCCGAGATAGGCAAGCCGTATTTCCATGAGCTGATGAATTGGCTGAATGAAGAGTATAGGGTACATACCATTTTTCCGCCTCGATCATACTTATTTCAGGCATTAAAGCTGACGAGCTACAACGATACAAGAGTAGTAATACTCGGACAGGACCCCTATCATGGTGCAGGGCAGGCGCATGGATTAAGTTTCTCTGTGCTGCCGGGTGTGAAAATACCCCCATCGCTGCGAAATATCTATAAAGAGCTATCCAGTGATTTGGGGATCTCCATACCCCCGGAAGGGACTCTGACGGCCTGGGCTGAAGAAGGCGTGCTGCTGTTGAATACGGTGCTGACCGTTCGTGAAGGGCTTCCCGGCTCACACCAGGGCAAAGGATGGGAGAAGTTCACGGATGCGGTTATTGAGGCGCTTAACGAGAGAGAAGAGCCCGTAGTGTTTATTCTGTGGGGGAATCATGCTCAGAAAAAAGGAGCTCAAATTAATACGAAGCGCCATCTTATTATCGAATCGGCTCATCCAAGCCCGTTGGCGGCAAGACGGGGTTTTTTTGGTAGCCGTCCCTTTTCAAGGACGAACGTATTTCTTGAAGCTCAAGGTAAGCGCCCGATCCATTGGGAAGCAATCAATTCCCATGAAATGACGAAAAAGTAG
- a CDS encoding Ig-like domain-containing protein, which produces MIPNRKMTKWLLTMVLLIAAVFPTSVFAASGDVLSIDIEGSGATLELTVGKGTKQLKVWATVEGSSVKKDITRAVSWSSDQPDTIKVDNGLLTPLKSGTATITAVYNNSAVDTIAVKAVDTYKDLTLEYALKGKYKLGADEADLNVQAKATIENTNGSLADVTQDTQWTSSNTSVLTIEKGKITLVGEGKATITAKYAGLTASFEATVTSPYSELKLVYANNDELAEDIELVVGDHEIELKANSIQASDHSTLDVTSKAEWSTSDKGVATVEEGKIKAVAVGKATITAEYLGAKGQVDVYVRTPYEVIVLKPSSDQALFIGERLEAKAEVRSSANATDDVTAAAEWTSSNPLAVTVEKGVISPKAVGTSMVKVDYQGISKSIKVTVQPTITKLEADKTELELFKDESLSVPKVKATKLDDEETDFSKEVVWTSNNEDIVKIEDGKIVAKDTGTTKIIAKLPESKVTAGSALAVRSSSVEVEVTVKERVLALISEEERLNLVVGEESPFPKVAVVWENGNEEADISSEITWTISNSNAVIKDSANGKTIKGLIKGSATLKGTYSNKTISIPITVEQKITKIVVEPVNIELNLKRSKAIKVTGYYSNGQKVTLSSKMNWQSSNTNVATISSTSVKAVGEGSATLTGSYQGHNATVNVKVVPKLTKLTVDEKKLTLAPGASKSVVVKATYDTGVTSVVTGSAEWTSSKPSVAKVTAGKIEAVGKGRTSIKGKLGGKTVTISVTVK; this is translated from the coding sequence ATGATTCCGAACAGGAAAATGACGAAGTGGCTCCTCACTATGGTGCTGCTCATTGCCGCTGTATTCCCGACTAGCGTCTTTGCTGCCTCCGGCGATGTCTTATCAATTGATATTGAAGGCTCCGGGGCAACGCTAGAACTTACGGTAGGCAAAGGAACAAAGCAATTGAAGGTATGGGCGACGGTGGAGGGTTCTTCGGTCAAGAAGGACATTACTCGCGCCGTTAGCTGGTCATCGGATCAGCCTGATACTATTAAAGTAGATAACGGGCTCCTAACGCCGCTGAAGAGCGGGACCGCTACAATTACGGCTGTCTACAACAATTCCGCGGTAGATACGATTGCCGTCAAAGCAGTGGATACATACAAGGATTTGACTCTAGAGTATGCACTGAAGGGGAAATATAAGCTTGGAGCTGACGAGGCGGACCTTAATGTTCAAGCTAAGGCAACCATCGAGAACACGAACGGTTCGTTGGCCGACGTAACTCAGGATACCCAGTGGACCTCCTCTAATACGTCCGTGCTAACGATCGAGAAAGGTAAGATCACGCTTGTTGGAGAAGGTAAAGCGACAATTACAGCTAAGTATGCCGGTTTGACGGCTTCTTTCGAGGCCACTGTCACATCTCCATACTCCGAACTAAAACTTGTGTATGCGAATAACGATGAGCTAGCTGAGGACATTGAGCTGGTTGTCGGTGATCATGAGATTGAACTCAAGGCTAACTCTATTCAAGCGAGCGATCATTCAACGCTGGACGTAACCAGCAAAGCTGAATGGTCGACCTCCGATAAAGGCGTTGCCACAGTTGAGGAAGGCAAGATCAAAGCTGTTGCCGTAGGTAAAGCGACGATTACAGCTGAATATCTGGGAGCAAAAGGTCAAGTGGACGTTTATGTGCGCACTCCATATGAAGTGATTGTACTTAAACCGTCATCCGACCAAGCGCTGTTCATCGGTGAGCGTTTGGAAGCCAAAGCTGAAGTCAGAAGCAGTGCCAATGCGACGGATGATGTAACTGCAGCAGCTGAGTGGACGTCTTCCAATCCCCTGGCTGTTACGGTAGAAAAGGGAGTAATCTCTCCTAAAGCTGTAGGCACTTCTATGGTTAAAGTAGACTATCAGGGCATCAGCAAAAGCATCAAGGTAACAGTTCAACCGACGATTACCAAGCTCGAAGCCGATAAAACGGAGCTGGAATTGTTCAAGGATGAATCGCTAAGTGTACCCAAGGTAAAAGCCACCAAGCTGGATGACGAAGAAACTGATTTCAGCAAGGAAGTTGTTTGGACTTCGAACAATGAGGACATCGTGAAAATTGAGGACGGCAAAATTGTAGCGAAGGATACGGGGACGACCAAGATCATCGCAAAATTGCCTGAATCCAAAGTTACAGCCGGTTCTGCACTCGCGGTTCGCAGCAGTTCGGTCGAAGTAGAGGTTACTGTAAAAGAAAGGGTACTCGCTCTTATCAGCGAAGAGGAAAGGCTGAACCTTGTAGTCGGCGAAGAAAGCCCGTTCCCTAAAGTAGCCGTTGTGTGGGAGAACGGAAATGAAGAAGCAGATATCTCCAGTGAGATAACATGGACGATTTCCAATAGCAATGCGGTTATCAAAGACTCCGCTAACGGTAAAACGATCAAAGGCTTGATTAAAGGATCGGCAACTTTAAAAGGAACGTATTCGAACAAGACGATCAGTATCCCGATTACAGTAGAACAAAAAATTACGAAGATTGTTGTCGAGCCGGTGAACATTGAGCTTAACCTAAAGAGATCCAAGGCGATTAAAGTGACGGGGTACTATTCGAACGGACAGAAAGTAACCCTATCTTCCAAAATGAACTGGCAATCTTCCAATACAAATGTTGCGACAATCAGTTCTACATCGGTTAAGGCCGTTGGGGAAGGCTCCGCTACTTTGACTGGTTCCTACCAAGGTCATAATGCAACTGTCAATGTCAAGGTTGTGCCTAAACTGACCAAGCTGACAGTTGACGAGAAGAAGCTTACGTTAGCCCCTGGAGCTAGCAAGTCAGTTGTCGTAAAGGCCACATATGATACGGGTGTGACATCCGTTGTAACTGGAAGCGCGGAATGGACAAGCTCAAAGCCATCTGTAGCCAAGGTAACAGCCGGAAAAATTGAGGCGGTAGGCAAAGGCAGGACATCGATCAAAGGTAAGTTAGGTGGAAAAACTGTAACAATATCCGTAACGGTAAAATAA
- a CDS encoding ComEC/Rec2 family competence protein → MKKRYSSFKFSAIIAGLLAMLLVLSGCSLEWELDHSANFDRRSTIDSDRLRVIFLDVGQGASQLLISPSGKTMLIDAGNNDQEQAMLDYLKQYGVNRLDIVIGTHPDADHIGGLDRVIDHIDVGEIYMPKIQANTKTFESLLLSIKNKGLKVKTAKAGLVLDWDDEIKVTMVGPVNVSDSKNNMSAVVKVVYGNTSYLLTGDAERESEKDMMESGVDLQADVLMIGHHGSKSSSTLSFLKKVAPQFGVIQVGDNNYGHPTSTVLERLSKQGIEVYRNDLHGTVEIASDGHTYRITTER, encoded by the coding sequence ATGAAGAAACGTTATTCAAGTTTTAAGTTTAGTGCAATTATTGCGGGTTTGTTGGCTATGCTGCTGGTGTTATCTGGCTGTTCCTTGGAATGGGAGCTGGATCATTCGGCGAATTTTGACCGTAGATCCACGATAGACTCGGATCGCTTACGCGTCATTTTTCTTGATGTGGGTCAAGGTGCGTCTCAATTGCTAATCAGTCCTTCCGGAAAGACAATGCTTATCGATGCCGGGAATAATGATCAGGAGCAGGCTATGCTTGATTATTTGAAGCAGTACGGTGTCAACCGTCTGGATATTGTGATAGGGACACATCCAGATGCAGATCATATTGGCGGTTTGGATCGAGTGATTGACCATATCGATGTTGGTGAAATTTATATGCCCAAAATTCAAGCAAATACGAAAACCTTCGAATCTTTGCTATTGTCAATTAAAAATAAGGGACTTAAGGTCAAGACGGCAAAGGCAGGCCTTGTCCTCGATTGGGATGACGAGATCAAGGTGACGATGGTTGGCCCTGTTAATGTCTCGGACAGCAAGAACAATATGAGCGCTGTAGTTAAAGTGGTATACGGCAATACCTCCTATTTGCTGACTGGCGATGCTGAGCGTGAGAGTGAGAAGGATATGATGGAATCGGGAGTAGATTTACAGGCAGATGTGCTGATGATCGGGCATCATGGCTCCAAGTCTTCTTCTACGTTAAGTTTCCTGAAGAAGGTTGCGCCGCAATTCGGCGTCATTCAGGTCGGTGATAACAATTATGGACATCCGACTTCGACTGTATTGGAACGGCTTAGCAAGCAGGGGATTGAGGTATATCGCAATGACCTACATGGAACTGTGGAAATTGCTTCAGACGGACATACATACCGGATCACGACCGAGAGGTGA